The Populus trichocarpa isolate Nisqually-1 chromosome 2, P.trichocarpa_v4.1, whole genome shotgun sequence genome has a window encoding:
- the LOC7461817 gene encoding ubiquitin carboxyl-terminal hydrolase 16 isoform X1 gives MHVEGDLGFSSLVVLVFCVVVIPVGWFVIRCKWRGVVARKEEIKRLMVLAAEEAARAEFEATVSYSTVPVSYGTVPVSKNNYQCVVCFCPRTTRCSRCKAVRYCSGKCQIIHWRQGHKEECRRPPTTYHINDDGGNPGQRAAKQDQHDIYDGRYEKRPIETFSVEPVVSDSSYSPGVSLLKDDDIIVDSVLDTEGADSISESPGTSFSGFSTPTGSSFSGFSAHSNGESSDSVSVSESISSNETEGSDRQTPADIAPDTLESSVNEVATTKPSSPKFATLVDSIGSFNKLSKSNHGNDRESQCSSSSSSHSISAGNDETITKPAKVSSGFWWRTLDSVGPSSDAGDGSALSNFNGPGNSKSSNDKPSLLFKSNLSGSDALISHAKSSKVNNIISDDAPPSVPGVSRPADGAVSPEKNGFDALKVKRSPTISFERSNLVDNNSGGGSNVSIESKSVSSSSPYAHVSFSSGGVKLDPSASKVCRSQALRSERSNVVVDDIVDTSHLSKYRLSSSASQTHLNSSVGGHSVSSVKLGGKVENVEPGAAATSQISSYSPSSINGLKSSVWKVVDQFRGPKCGRYSNKGLFPYDLFVKLYTSNKVEMRPCGLINCGNSCYANAVLQCLAFTPPLTSYFVQGLHSKACVKKERCFSCEFEKVILKAKEGKSPLSPIGILSQLQNIGSQLGNGREEDAHEFLRYAIDAMQSVCLKEARVNAVDSFEEEATLIGLTFGGYLRSKIKCMKCHYKSEWQERMMDLTVEIEGDIGKLEDALRRFTGTEILDGDNKYQCGRCRSYEKAKKKLTILEAPNVLTIALKRFQSGKFGKLNKSIRFPEILDLAPYMSGTSDKSPIYRLYGVIVHLDVMNAAFSGHYVCYVKNIQNKWFKIDDSTVTAVELERVLSKGAYMLLYARCSPRAPRLIRSRIISSDPKNKCSPSKIKATNTALNSRSMSMQSSVQSHPDSIPSDNLASVESFYLKLHRLLRISEEDSSSDNFSFTSGNSDEASCSTDSTHDSTSTDDLSDYIFGSWNSWRNTSDSDTSSSSSPLYSRYSPHADKNQNDSHAYSRIGGPDLSDRIPSGGRKLVDLEGKRGNSFLHPDTTEQCRKLPSSNSCRDKVSTKLGSLNPLNDVKSGVSFRRSVSERTD, from the exons accagtgtgttgtttgtttttgcccGAGAACGACACGGTGTTCCCGCTGTAAAGCTGTTAGATATTG TTCTGGTAAGTGTCAAATTATCCACTGGCGACAAGGTCACAAGGAAGAATGTCGTCGTCCTCCCACCACATACCACATTAATGATGATGGAGGCAATCCTGGCCAGAGGGCGGCAAAGCAAGACCAACATGATATTTATGATGGCAGATATGAGAAAAGACCAATTGAAACATTCTCCGTGGAACCTGTGGTGTCTGATTCCAGTTACTCTCCTGGAGTTTCACTCTTAAAGGATGATGATATTATAGTTGATTCTGTTTTAGACACAGAGGGAGCAGATTCTATTTCTGAATCACCAGGCACCTCATTTTCTGGATTTTCCACTCCTACGGGCTCTTCATTTTCTGGATTCTCTGCTCATTCAAATGGGGAATCATCTGACAGTGTTTCTGTAAGTGAGAGCATTAGTTCAAATGAAACAGAGGGATCAGACAGACAAACACCGGCTGATATTGCCCCTGATACACTGGAGTCCAGTGTGAACGAGGTGGCTACGACCAAACCATCATCTCCAAAGTTTGCTACTTTGGTTGATTCTATAGGTAGTTTTAATAAATTGAGTAAATCAAATCATGGCAATGACAGGGAGAGTCAATGCTCATCTAGTTCTTCAAGCCATAGCATAAGTGCCGGGAATGATGAAACAATCACAAAACCAGCAAAGGTTTCTTCTGGTTTCTGGTGGAGAACTCTGGATTCTGTTGGGCCCAGCAGTGATGCTGGGGATGGATCTGCTCTGTCAAATTTCAATGGCCCTGGTAACAGCAAGTCATCTAATGACAAACCATCCCTACTTTTCAAGTCCAATCTATCTGGAAGTGATGCTCTCATTTCGCATGCAAAAAGCTCAAAGGTGAACAACATCATATCGGATGATGCACCCCCTTCTGTTCCTGGCGTCAGTAGGCCTGCTGATGGAGCAGTTTCACCAGAAAAGAATGGCTTTGATGCTCTAAAAGTCAAGAGATCCCCAACCATAAGTTTTGAAAGGTCCAATCTTGTTGATAATAACTCTGGTGGAGGTTCAAATGTTTCCATTGAGAGTAAATCTGTATCATCGTCCTCTCCTTATGCACATGTTTCTTTCAGTTCCGGAGGAGTTAAATTAGATCCAAGTGCTTCAAAAGTATGCAGATCTCAAGCTTTGAGATCTGAAAGGTCaaatgttgttgttgatgacaTTGTTGATACTTCACATCTATCTAAGTACAGATTATCATCTAGTGCTTCTCAAACCCATTTGAATTCTAGTGTCGGTGGGCATTCAGTTTCAAGTGTGAAACTTGGAGGAAAAGTTGAAAATGTTGAACCAGGTGCTGCTGCTACTTCTCAAATTTCTAGCTATTCTCCAAGTTCTATTAATGGATTGAAGTCATCAGTGTGGAAAGTTGTTGACCAATTCAGAGGACCTAAATGTGGGAGATATAGTAATAAG GGccttttcccatatgatttatTTGTGAAGTTATACACTTCAAATAAGGTGGAAATGCGACCATGTGGCCTTATCAATTGTGGAAACAG CTGCTATGCTAATGCTGTTCTACAATGCTTGGCATTTACTCCTCCTTTGACTTCTTATTTTGTGCAAGGGCTCCACTCTAAAGCCT GTGTAAAAAAAGAACGGTGCTTCTCTTGTGAGTttgaaaaagtaattttaaaggCAAAGGAAGGGAAATCTCCGCTTTCTCCCATTGGCATACTATCCCAATTACAAAATATTGGGAGTCAGCTTGGTaatggaagagaagaagatgcACATGAATTCCTGAG GTATGCAATTGATGCAATGCAATCTGTTTGCCTTAAGGAAGCTAGGGTGAATGCAGTAGATTCCTTTGAAGAAGAAGCCACTCTCATAGGCCTTACATTTGGAGGCTACCTTCGCTCAAAG ATTAAATGCATGAAGTGCCATTACAAGTCAGAGTGGCAGGAAAGAATGATGGATCTTACTGTTGAAATAGAGGGGGATATAGGGAAGCTTGAAGATGCACTTAGACGATTCACGGGTACCGAGATTCTGGATGGGGACAACAAGTACCAGTGTGGCAG GTGCAGATCTTATGAGAAGGCTAAGAAAAAGTTGACAATATTGGAGGCTCCTAATGTCCTTACAATTGCATTGAAGCGCTTTCAG TCAGGTAAATTTGGAAAGCTCAATAAATCTATTCGGTTCCCGGAGATCCTGGACTTAGCACCGTATATGAGTGGAACTAGTGATAAATCACCCATATATAGGCTTTATGGAGTGATTGTTCACTTGGATGTCATGAATGCTGCATTTTCTGGTCACTATGTCTGCTATGTCAAAAACATCCAGAACAAGTGGTTCAAAATTGATGACAGCACA GTTACAGCTGTGGAACTTGAAAGGGTTTTATCAAAAGGCGCTTACATGCTTCTTTATGCAAG GTGCTCACCGAGGGCCCCAAGACTGATAAGGAGCAGAATAATATCTTCTgatccaaaaaataaatgcagTCCCTCCAAAATCAAGGCAACAAACACTGCATTGAATTCAAGATCCATGTCTATGCAATCCAGTGTTCAATCGCATCCAGATTCAATTCCTTCGGACAATTTGGCCAGTGTTGAATCTTTCTATTTGAAGCTCCACCGGCTTCTGAGGATTTCAGAAGAGGACTCATCAAGTGACAATTTCTCTTTTACCAGTGGCAATTCCGATGAAGCTTCCTGCAGTACTGACAGCACCCATGATTCTACAAGTACTGATGACCTTTCTGATTACATTTTTGGAAGTTGGAACTCTTGGAGGAACACATCTGATTCAGACACTTCTTCATCTTCCTCCCCTTTGTACTCAAGGTATTCACCCCATGCTGATAAGAACCAGAATGATTCGCATGCATATTCAAGGATTGGGGGTCCTGATCTTTCGGACAGGATACCAAGCGGGGGGAGGAAGCTGGTGGATCTGGAAGGTAAGAGGGGAAATTCTTTTTTGCATCCTGACACGACTGAACAATGTAGAAAGTTACCAAGTAGTAATAGTTGTAGGGATAAGGTGTCGACAAAATTAGGATCACTTAACCCTTTAAATGATGTAAAATCCGGGGTATCCTTTAGAAGATCAGTAAGCGAAAGAACAGACTAA
- the LOC7461817 gene encoding ubiquitin carboxyl-terminal hydrolase 16 isoform X2 has product MHVEGDLGFSSLVVLVFCVVVIPVGWFVIRCKWRGVVARKEEIKRLMVLAAEEAARAEFEATVSYSTVPVSYGTVPVSKNNYQCVVCFCPRTTRCSRCKAVRYCSGKCQIIHWRQGHKEECRRPPTTYHINDDGGNPGQRAAKQDQHDIYDGRYEKRPIETFSVEPVVSDSSYSPGVSLLKDDDIIVDSVLDTEGADSISESPGTSFSGFSTPTGSSFSGFSAHSNGESSDSVSVSESISSNETEGSDRQTPADIAPDTLESSVNEVATTKPSSPKFATLVDSIGSFNKLSKSNHGNDRESQCSSSSSSHSISAGNDETITKPAKVSSGFWWRTLDSVGPSSDAGDGSALSNFNGPGNSKSSNDKPSLLFKSNLSGSDALISHAKSSKVNNIISDDAPPSVPGVSRPADGAVSPEKNGFDALKVKRSPTISFERSNLVDNNSGGGSNVSIESKSVSSSSPYAHVSFSSGGVKLDPSASKVCRSQALRSERSNVVVDDIVDTSHLSKYRLSSSASQTHLNSSVGGHSVSSVKLGGKVENVEPGAAATSQISSYSPSSINGLKSSVWKVVDQFRGPKCGRYSNKGLFPYDLFVKLYTSNKVEMRPCGLINCGNSCYANAVLQCLAFTPPLTSYFVQGLHSKACVKKERCFSCEFEKVILKAKEGKSPLSPIGILSQLQNIGSQLGNGREEDAHEFLRYAIDAMQSVCLKEARVNAVDSFEEEATLIGLTFGGYLRSKIKCMKCHYKSEWQERMMDLTVEIEGDIGKLEDALRRFTGTEILDGDNKYQCGRSYEKAKKKLTILEAPNVLTIALKRFQSGKFGKLNKSIRFPEILDLAPYMSGTSDKSPIYRLYGVIVHLDVMNAAFSGHYVCYVKNIQNKWFKIDDSTVTAVELERVLSKGAYMLLYARCSPRAPRLIRSRIISSDPKNKCSPSKIKATNTALNSRSMSMQSSVQSHPDSIPSDNLASVESFYLKLHRLLRISEEDSSSDNFSFTSGNSDEASCSTDSTHDSTSTDDLSDYIFGSWNSWRNTSDSDTSSSSSPLYSRYSPHADKNQNDSHAYSRIGGPDLSDRIPSGGRKLVDLEGKRGNSFLHPDTTEQCRKLPSSNSCRDKVSTKLGSLNPLNDVKSGVSFRRSVSERTD; this is encoded by the exons accagtgtgttgtttgtttttgcccGAGAACGACACGGTGTTCCCGCTGTAAAGCTGTTAGATATTG TTCTGGTAAGTGTCAAATTATCCACTGGCGACAAGGTCACAAGGAAGAATGTCGTCGTCCTCCCACCACATACCACATTAATGATGATGGAGGCAATCCTGGCCAGAGGGCGGCAAAGCAAGACCAACATGATATTTATGATGGCAGATATGAGAAAAGACCAATTGAAACATTCTCCGTGGAACCTGTGGTGTCTGATTCCAGTTACTCTCCTGGAGTTTCACTCTTAAAGGATGATGATATTATAGTTGATTCTGTTTTAGACACAGAGGGAGCAGATTCTATTTCTGAATCACCAGGCACCTCATTTTCTGGATTTTCCACTCCTACGGGCTCTTCATTTTCTGGATTCTCTGCTCATTCAAATGGGGAATCATCTGACAGTGTTTCTGTAAGTGAGAGCATTAGTTCAAATGAAACAGAGGGATCAGACAGACAAACACCGGCTGATATTGCCCCTGATACACTGGAGTCCAGTGTGAACGAGGTGGCTACGACCAAACCATCATCTCCAAAGTTTGCTACTTTGGTTGATTCTATAGGTAGTTTTAATAAATTGAGTAAATCAAATCATGGCAATGACAGGGAGAGTCAATGCTCATCTAGTTCTTCAAGCCATAGCATAAGTGCCGGGAATGATGAAACAATCACAAAACCAGCAAAGGTTTCTTCTGGTTTCTGGTGGAGAACTCTGGATTCTGTTGGGCCCAGCAGTGATGCTGGGGATGGATCTGCTCTGTCAAATTTCAATGGCCCTGGTAACAGCAAGTCATCTAATGACAAACCATCCCTACTTTTCAAGTCCAATCTATCTGGAAGTGATGCTCTCATTTCGCATGCAAAAAGCTCAAAGGTGAACAACATCATATCGGATGATGCACCCCCTTCTGTTCCTGGCGTCAGTAGGCCTGCTGATGGAGCAGTTTCACCAGAAAAGAATGGCTTTGATGCTCTAAAAGTCAAGAGATCCCCAACCATAAGTTTTGAAAGGTCCAATCTTGTTGATAATAACTCTGGTGGAGGTTCAAATGTTTCCATTGAGAGTAAATCTGTATCATCGTCCTCTCCTTATGCACATGTTTCTTTCAGTTCCGGAGGAGTTAAATTAGATCCAAGTGCTTCAAAAGTATGCAGATCTCAAGCTTTGAGATCTGAAAGGTCaaatgttgttgttgatgacaTTGTTGATACTTCACATCTATCTAAGTACAGATTATCATCTAGTGCTTCTCAAACCCATTTGAATTCTAGTGTCGGTGGGCATTCAGTTTCAAGTGTGAAACTTGGAGGAAAAGTTGAAAATGTTGAACCAGGTGCTGCTGCTACTTCTCAAATTTCTAGCTATTCTCCAAGTTCTATTAATGGATTGAAGTCATCAGTGTGGAAAGTTGTTGACCAATTCAGAGGACCTAAATGTGGGAGATATAGTAATAAG GGccttttcccatatgatttatTTGTGAAGTTATACACTTCAAATAAGGTGGAAATGCGACCATGTGGCCTTATCAATTGTGGAAACAG CTGCTATGCTAATGCTGTTCTACAATGCTTGGCATTTACTCCTCCTTTGACTTCTTATTTTGTGCAAGGGCTCCACTCTAAAGCCT GTGTAAAAAAAGAACGGTGCTTCTCTTGTGAGTttgaaaaagtaattttaaaggCAAAGGAAGGGAAATCTCCGCTTTCTCCCATTGGCATACTATCCCAATTACAAAATATTGGGAGTCAGCTTGGTaatggaagagaagaagatgcACATGAATTCCTGAG GTATGCAATTGATGCAATGCAATCTGTTTGCCTTAAGGAAGCTAGGGTGAATGCAGTAGATTCCTTTGAAGAAGAAGCCACTCTCATAGGCCTTACATTTGGAGGCTACCTTCGCTCAAAG ATTAAATGCATGAAGTGCCATTACAAGTCAGAGTGGCAGGAAAGAATGATGGATCTTACTGTTGAAATAGAGGGGGATATAGGGAAGCTTGAAGATGCACTTAGACGATTCACGGGTACCGAGATTCTGGATGGGGACAACAAGTACCAGTGTGGCAG ATCTTATGAGAAGGCTAAGAAAAAGTTGACAATATTGGAGGCTCCTAATGTCCTTACAATTGCATTGAAGCGCTTTCAG TCAGGTAAATTTGGAAAGCTCAATAAATCTATTCGGTTCCCGGAGATCCTGGACTTAGCACCGTATATGAGTGGAACTAGTGATAAATCACCCATATATAGGCTTTATGGAGTGATTGTTCACTTGGATGTCATGAATGCTGCATTTTCTGGTCACTATGTCTGCTATGTCAAAAACATCCAGAACAAGTGGTTCAAAATTGATGACAGCACA GTTACAGCTGTGGAACTTGAAAGGGTTTTATCAAAAGGCGCTTACATGCTTCTTTATGCAAG GTGCTCACCGAGGGCCCCAAGACTGATAAGGAGCAGAATAATATCTTCTgatccaaaaaataaatgcagTCCCTCCAAAATCAAGGCAACAAACACTGCATTGAATTCAAGATCCATGTCTATGCAATCCAGTGTTCAATCGCATCCAGATTCAATTCCTTCGGACAATTTGGCCAGTGTTGAATCTTTCTATTTGAAGCTCCACCGGCTTCTGAGGATTTCAGAAGAGGACTCATCAAGTGACAATTTCTCTTTTACCAGTGGCAATTCCGATGAAGCTTCCTGCAGTACTGACAGCACCCATGATTCTACAAGTACTGATGACCTTTCTGATTACATTTTTGGAAGTTGGAACTCTTGGAGGAACACATCTGATTCAGACACTTCTTCATCTTCCTCCCCTTTGTACTCAAGGTATTCACCCCATGCTGATAAGAACCAGAATGATTCGCATGCATATTCAAGGATTGGGGGTCCTGATCTTTCGGACAGGATACCAAGCGGGGGGAGGAAGCTGGTGGATCTGGAAGGTAAGAGGGGAAATTCTTTTTTGCATCCTGACACGACTGAACAATGTAGAAAGTTACCAAGTAGTAATAGTTGTAGGGATAAGGTGTCGACAAAATTAGGATCACTTAACCCTTTAAATGATGTAAAATCCGGGGTATCCTTTAGAAGATCAGTAAGCGAAAGAACAGACTAA